In Lycium ferocissimum isolate CSIRO_LF1 chromosome 11, AGI_CSIRO_Lferr_CH_V1, whole genome shotgun sequence, a single genomic region encodes these proteins:
- the LOC132035991 gene encoding heterogeneous nuclear ribonucleoprotein 1, with the protein MQSDLGKLFIGGISWDTNEERLKEYFSTYGEVLEAVIMKDRTTGRARGFGFIVFADPAVADRVIKEKHNIDGRMVEAKKAVPRDDQSTIGRSSPSIQGSPGPGRTRKIFVGGLASTVTEADFKQYFEQFGTITDVVVMYDHNTQRPRGFGFITYDSEDAVDQVLLKTFHELNGKMVEVKRAVPKELSPGPRLTGFNHPLGRISNFLNGYNTQGGYSPNTVAGYGVRMDGRFSPIAGGRSGFAPFGSGYGMGLNFEPGLSPGYGGSPANFNSNLSYGRGLSPYYVNSSNRFGGPIGFDGVNGGGSSSFFSSATRNLWGNGGLGYGTNSNNSSNFAVSGSGNTGAGNFSNTGVWGSSSISSQGRGNVSNQSGNLGYGGDDSLYGLTGGGYGRNVTSGAPPTSSYPASNGSYDGALADFYSGGLGYSDSTWRSERDGSGSIGYGLGTAPSDMPPKSSASYVGSYGVGKRQTNSGIGG; encoded by the exons ATGCAATCTGATCTTGGAAAGTTATTCATTGGTGGAATTTCATGGGACACAAATGAAGAGAGGCTGAAGGAGTATTTTAGTACTTATGGGGAGGTTTTAGAGGCTGTAATTATGAAGGATAGGACTACTGGACGTGCCCGTGGTTTTGGTTTTATTGTCTTTGCTGATCCTGCTGTTGCTGATCGGGTTATCAAGGAGAAACACAATATTGATGGCAGGATG GTTGAAGCAAAGAAGGCTGTTCCAAGGGATGACCAGAGCACAATAGGTAGAAGTAGTCCTAGCATTCAGGGTTCTCCTGGTCCAGGACgtacaagaaaaatatttgttgGAGGATTAGCATCCACAGTAACTGAGGCTGACTTTAAGCAGTACTTTGAGCAATTTGGAACGATCACAGATGTAGTAGTTATGTACGACCATAACACTCAGAGACCAAGAGGCTTTGGTTTCATAACTTATGATTCAGAGGATGCTGTGGATCAAGTATTGCTTAAGACCTTCCATGAGCTGAATGGTAAAATGGTCGAGGTCAAACGTGCTGTCCCGAAAGAGTTATCACCAGGTCCAAGACTTACTGGGTTCAACCATCCATTAGGTAGGATCAGTAACTTCCTTAATGGATACAACACACAAGGAGGATACTCTCCGAATACAGTTGCAGGATATGGAGTTAGGATGGATGGTAGATTTAGCCCCATTGCTGGAGGTAGGAGTGGTTTTGCTCCGTTTGGTTCTGGTTATGGAATGGGTCTTAACTTTGAACCAGGGTTAAGCCCAGGATATGGGGGAAGTCCAGCAAACTTTAACAGCAACTTGAGCTACGGACGGGGACTGAGTCCTTATTATGTTAATAGTTCAAATAGATTTGGTGGTCCTATTGGGTTTGATGGAGTAAATGGAGGAGGAAGTAGTTCATTCTTCAGCTCAGCAACTCGCAATTTGTGGGGAAATGGGGGTTTGGGTTATGGAACAAACTCCAACAACTCTAGCAACTTTGCAGTATCTGGAAGTGGGAACACTGGGGCAGGAAACTTTAGCAACACTGGAGTTTGGGGTTCATCTTCAATATCCTCTCAAGGTAGAGGAAATGTTTCTAACCAAAGTGGAAATCTTGGTTATGGGGGTGATGACAGTTTATATGGGTTGACTGGAGGAGGCTATGGAAGAAATGTTACAAGTGGGGCTCCTCCTACATCATCATATCCTGCATCTAATGGTAGCTATGATGGGGCTCTTGCTGATTTTTACAGTGGTGGTTTGGGATATAGTGATTCCACTTGGCGCTCTGAGCGAGATGGATCTGGTTCAATTGGATATGGACTTGGCACTGCACCCTCAGACATGCCACCTAAAAGTTCTGCTAGTTATGTTGGCAGTTATGGTGTTGGTAAAAGACAGACAAACAGCG GGATTGGTGGCTAG